One stretch of bacterium DNA includes these proteins:
- a CDS encoding ankyrin repeat domain-containing protein produces MILPIEETILLDLVPYWYRPLHWAVWSGLNEWIIKLIDDGHDIDARNLRGETPLHLAIRENNKEAMRLLILFGADVNARDYEGSTPLHVAAKKGDDVALRALIDSGADTTICDKQGHNPADKAVSDIEALLKIYFTRTNDI; encoded by the coding sequence ATGATACTACCAATTGAAGAAACTATTCTTTTGGATCTCGTTCCGTATTGGTATCGTCCGCTTCATTGGGCAGTTTGGAGTGGTCTAAACGAGTGGATTATAAAACTCATCGATGACGGACACGATATCGATGCGCGCAACCTTCGTGGTGAAACCCCTCTTCATCTAGCTATCCGCGAGAACAATAAAGAAGCAATGAGGCTTCTCATCCTTTTCGGCGCTGATGTTAATGCACGAGATTACGAGGGTTCAACTCCACTTCATGTTGCCGCGAAAAAAGGCGATGACGTGGCGCTTAGAGCACTTATCGATAGCGGCGCTGATACAACTATTTGTGATAAGCAAGGCCATAATCCAGCCGACAAAGCCGTTTCAGACATAGAAGCCCTCTTAAAGATTTACTTCACTCGAACCAACGATATCTAA
- a CDS encoding uroporphyrinogen decarboxylase family protein — protein sequence MTSKERVTLAINRKQPDRVPIHDDMWGTSYDRWQKEGMPQVVDVQDFFGFDLRGIWCDNTLQLPCKVIEETEEFSITTSNDGETVKNWKTKTSTPELIDFTIKTREIWEEHKPRAVLNESRVNYESAKKTYDRAAENGFFLHLDFGLGFTRVCSIVGPDRTLMAMVDDPEWIQDMFMTDSRLCVAIAEELFSRGIDVDAGWIFDDLGFKQKGFFSAAMYKELLWPAHKLVCDVFKSHGKPMILHSCGFIEEFIPLFIEAGFDCIQPLEVKAGNDMLKLKKQYGDRLAFMGGIDVRAMAHPDPSVIEKEIFTKIPAMKQGGGYIYHSDHSVPDNISYQQYQRTLELVREYGKY from the coding sequence ATGACTTCAAAAGAACGCGTCACACTTGCCATAAACCGCAAACAGCCAGACAGGGTTCCTATTCACGATGACATGTGGGGAACCTCCTACGATAGATGGCAGAAGGAAGGGATGCCTCAAGTTGTTGATGTCCAGGACTTCTTTGGCTTCGATTTGCGTGGGATATGGTGTGATAATACCCTTCAGTTACCCTGCAAAGTTATTGAAGAAACGGAAGAATTCTCGATAACGACTTCAAATGATGGAGAGACGGTAAAGAACTGGAAAACAAAAACGAGCACTCCCGAGTTAATTGACTTCACTATTAAAACGAGAGAGATTTGGGAAGAGCATAAGCCGCGCGCCGTTTTAAATGAAAGTCGCGTTAATTATGAAAGCGCAAAGAAGACCTATGACCGTGCGGCTGAGAACGGTTTCTTTTTGCATTTAGACTTTGGCCTAGGGTTTACAAGGGTTTGCTCTATCGTAGGCCCTGACCGAACCCTTATGGCTATGGTGGACGATCCCGAATGGATTCAGGACATGTTCATGACGGATTCCCGGCTTTGCGTTGCGATCGCGGAAGAACTCTTTAGCCGTGGAATTGATGTGGATGCCGGATGGATATTTGACGATCTAGGCTTCAAACAAAAAGGGTTTTTCTCAGCCGCGATGTACAAAGAACTACTTTGGCCAGCGCATAAGCTGGTGTGCGACGTGTTTAAAAGCCATGGCAAGCCTATGATCCTCCATAGCTGCGGCTTCATAGAGGAATTTATTCCCCTTTTCATCGAGGCTGGTTTCGACTGTATTCAGCCCCTCGAAGTTAAAGCCGGAAATGACATGCTAAAGCTTAAAAAGCAATATGGCGACCGATTAGCATTCATGGGCGGTATCGACGTCCGCGCAATGGCTCATCCTGACCCATCTGTTATCGAAAAAGAAATCTTTACCAAAATCCCCGCCATGAAGCAAGGCGGCGGCTACATCTACCACTCCGACCACTCAGTTCCTGACAACATCAGCTACCAGCAGTACCAACGAACGTTGGAATTGGTGCGGGAGTATGGCAAGTATTAA
- a CDS encoding flavodoxin family protein: MKMLVLCGSRNPEGQTAKAAQGLMHGVIGKNGQAEIVLLPTLAIERCRQCDDSGWGICIKEGKCIIEDDFAGLVERVKGADVVAFATPVYFSDLSESMRAFLDRLRRTCCNEVGRASIADKQAIGICVAGGGGGGAPACCASLDKVLATCGFNVVDLIPVRRQNLIAKLGVLKAIGEWLAQGASE, encoded by the coding sequence ATGAAGATGTTAGTTTTGTGCGGTAGCCGTAACCCTGAGGGGCAAACAGCTAAGGCGGCTCAGGGCTTAATGCATGGGGTTATCGGCAAGAACGGCCAGGCCGAAATAGTTTTGCTACCAACATTAGCGATTGAGCGTTGTCGGCAATGTGATGATAGCGGATGGGGGATTTGTATTAAAGAGGGGAAATGCATCATCGAGGATGACTTCGCAGGTCTGGTGGAGCGGGTGAAGGGGGCTGATGTGGTTGCATTCGCCACGCCGGTCTACTTTAGCGACCTCAGCGAATCGATGCGAGCCTTCCTCGATCGATTGCGGCGAACTTGTTGCAATGAGGTCGGTAGGGCCAGCATTGCAGACAAACAGGCTATCGGAATCTGTGTCGCGGGTGGCGGTGGAGGCGGTGCTCCAGCATGCTGCGCTAGCCTCGATAAGGTGCTCGCGACCTGTGGTTTCAACGTGGTAGATCTGATCCCCGTCAGAAGACAAAACCTCATCGCCAAGCTGGGCGTATTAAAAGCTATTGGCGAATGGCTAGCACAAGGCGCGTCGGAATAA
- a CDS encoding nitronate monooxygenase: protein MKLPQLKIKDLMPQYPIIQGGMAVRVATWPLAGAVANSGGIGLIGASGMQGDEVTDEILKAKKLSPNGIIGINIMFVARNFFEVVEAATKAGTDLIVSGAGFSRDVFKYGQEHGVAIVSVVSTAKTALLALKCGADAVIVEGKEAGGHLGTDRPMMEILKETIEAISKKIPVIGAGGVIDGKGIADAIKLGADGVQMGTRFVMSEECTVSPKFKELYLNTPKENVKLFHSPVGLPGRAIRTKFLDSVLNNTVEPFKCSYLCMKSCKRNFCIIQSLMNARQGDIDDAIVFCGENYWKIKDILPVQTIIDNLVREANENLQDV, encoded by the coding sequence ATGAAATTACCTCAACTTAAAATAAAAGACCTTATGCCTCAGTATCCAATAATCCAAGGTGGTATGGCTGTAAGAGTCGCCACATGGCCTTTAGCCGGGGCAGTAGCAAATTCCGGAGGAATCGGATTAATCGGCGCTTCCGGTATGCAAGGTGACGAAGTAACAGATGAAATCCTCAAAGCAAAAAAGCTCTCGCCCAACGGCATAATTGGGATCAATATTATGTTTGTGGCGAGGAACTTCTTTGAAGTAGTGGAAGCCGCGACTAAAGCTGGTACTGACCTTATTGTGTCAGGCGCTGGGTTTTCCAGAGACGTTTTTAAATACGGACAGGAACATGGCGTCGCGATCGTGTCGGTTGTCTCCACTGCAAAAACCGCCCTACTCGCACTAAAATGCGGAGCGGATGCCGTGATCGTAGAAGGTAAAGAAGCCGGAGGTCATCTGGGAACAGACAGACCGATGATGGAAATCTTAAAAGAGACCATCGAAGCAATCAGCAAGAAAATTCCAGTAATCGGTGCCGGAGGGGTTATTGACGGCAAAGGTATCGCCGATGCTATCAAATTGGGCGCTGACGGCGTGCAAATGGGAACCAGATTCGTAATGTCTGAAGAATGCACTGTTTCTCCTAAGTTCAAAGAACTCTACCTCAACACTCCCAAAGAAAACGTGAAGCTTTTTCACAGCCCTGTTGGACTCCCCGGTAGAGCCATTCGAACAAAGTTTTTAGATAGCGTACTCAACAACACTGTTGAACCGTTTAAATGCTCATACCTCTGCATGAAAAGTTGCAAACGTAATTTTTGTATAATTCAATCTCTAATGAATGCTCGACAAGGCGATATTGATGACGCAATCGTTTTTTGCGGAGAGAATTATTGGAAAATTAAGGATATTCTGCCTGTTCAAACCATTATTGATAATCTTGTGAGAGAAGCAAACGAAAATCTTCAAGATGTGTGA